Below is a window of Myxococcales bacterium DNA.
GCACCCGGGCAAACGCCCACCTCTCGAGCCCGCGGTAGCGGCGCTCTCTACGCGGGAGGATCCAGGCCGGCGTCCGCTGAAAGACGTGCAGGCGTCTGGCAGTCTTGGCCAGCTCCGGTACGAACTGAATGGCGCTCGCGCCGGTACCGATGCTCGCAATGCATTTACCGCGGGGGTCGAAGCTGGTGTCCCAGGCGGCGGAGTGAAACTTGTGCCCGCGGAAGCGCTCGAGGCCCGGCAGCTTCGGAAGGGAGAAGCGGCTCAAGGGGCCGAGCCCCGAGACGACGATGCGAGCGCGCAGCGTCTCACCCGACGCGGTCGTGACGGTCCAGCGACCCGACTCGGCGTCGAACGTCGCGCTGACTGCCTCTTGTCCGAAGCGGAGGTGACGTCGTACGGCGAACTGGTCGGCGCAGCGCTCCATGTAGCGGCGGATTTCCGCCTGGGTCGCGTAGGTCTCGGTCCAATCGGGGTTGGGCGCAAACGAGAACGAGTAGACGTGGGACGGAACGTCGCACGCGCAGCCGGGATAGAGGTTGTCGCGCCAGGTTCCACCCAGGGTCTGCGCCTTTTCGAGCACGACGAAGTCGCGGATCCCCGCTCGCGCCAGGGAGATGGCCATGCCCAGACCCGCGAAGCCGGAGCCGATGATGATGGCGAACAACTCTTCGTCGTCGTGCACGCGCTGACTCCGACGCCAGTTTGCCACGGGCTCGGCGTTGCACCAACCAGCGTGCGGGGCGCAGCTCAGAAGTCGTAGCGGAGCGCCACACTCGGCGAGAGCACGTAGAAGGCGCCGAGGCCGTTGTCCGGGTCGAGCAAGAGATTGCCGGGTTGGGCGTCTGCGTTCCCTGGGAACACTCCGGGGTAGTCCCGGAGGGCGACGGAGCGGCGACCTCGACCGGGATCGGCGCTGTCCGCCGTGCTCGTGCCGTAGCGCTTCTCCGACGACGCGAACATGAACAGCGCTGCCACGCCTGCGTCGATCATGAAATGTCGGCTCAGGCGATAGCCGAAGCGGACCTCGGGCCCCACGAACGGCACCCAGAGCTCCTGGTTGGTCTCCGGGATGCTCACCTGCTCCGAGAAGTCGAAGGTGGCGCCGCTCGAATGCGACAAGGTTCCGGTGAACGTGCCTTCGTTCTCGAAGCGCGCGGTTGCCCGGAGCACACCGGCCCAGAGCCGGGCCGTGAGTGGTGTGTCCTCGAAGAACTGATAACTCGCCGCCAGGGCCGCGACGGGGCCGGACAGGCGCGTCTTGTCGCGGTAGTCCGTCGCCCTTGCCGGTACGTCGGCCTGACCGCGTTTCGTGCGCGTGACCTGCTCCGACACACTCAGGTACCCGAAGAACAGCTCGAGTCCGAGCCCGCTCGTCAGCTGATATCCACCCAGCGCACCCACGAGGAACCCGGAGGGGCGACCGCGGTCGCTACAATCGCCGGCGCTGCAGGCGTCATCGGCGCCGCCACCGAGGCTTGGGCCGAGCGCGAGCCCTCCTTGCAGTTGCACGTAAACGTGGGGTCGGAACGTACTCCACATCGGGCTCGACAGGTCCCGCTCGAGCGCCACGCGCAGCACCTCGGGCTGCCCCGCGCTCAGGCGCACGTCGCGCCGGTACGGCAAGAAGCCCTCGGCCAGCAGCTCCACTTTGTGGGCGCCGCTCTTCAGTCGCCCCTCCCAGACCCCGTTCCCGAGCTCGACTCCGTCGATGTCGATGCGGGCATTGGCCGGGGTGGGCTCGACCCTCAGCCGTCCGTCGAGCACGACCGCCTCCAGGCGCAGGGTCGTCGTCCCGTTCGCGCGGACCTCTGCGGCCGTGGGAGGAGAGCCGACGTCGCCTTCGCCGCGCAGGAACACGGTGTGCGTGCCGATGGAGAGCACGCCGGTCCACGGGGTCTTCCCCACGGTGGCTCCATCAACGACGACCTCGAGCGTCTTGCCGCCCGCCTCCTGCACCGCGAGCTTGCCGGACTGAGCCAGCGCCGACAGCGTCGCGCGCACGACTTTCTTCTGAGCGCCGGCGATCGACACCTGCGTCTCGAACGGAATGAAACCTTCCTTGAACACCCGGACGCTGCGGGTTCCGGCGTCGACCCGCACTGGTTTTGGTAGCGGCGAATTGCCCCGCTCCTGCCCGTCGACGACGATGCGAGCGCCGGCCTGGTTGCTCTCGACCGTGATCTCTCCGACCAGCCTCTGCAGCTGGGTCATCGCATCGTTTACCGATTGTTTGTCGGCGGGCGACAGTTTGTCGCTGAAGCGCTGCACCAGCTCCTCGTACATCGAGAGCGCCTCGGCGTTGCGCTTGAGCTGACGCAGCGAGATGGCGGCGTTCTTCAGCGCCACCTGCGTGGGGAAGAGCTCTCTCGATGCGAGGAACTCGGCCAGCGCGGCGTCCCACGACTCGTTCTGGACCAGCTCGAGTCCTTTGACGAAGCGCTTGCGCGCCTCCTCGCGCTTGGCATCGACTTCACTCACGGGCGCCGCAGACGCATCGCCGGCTGCTGGCTGGGCCCGGGCGGGCTTCGGCCAGGCCAGCGCGCCGACGAGCAGGGTCACCCAGGCCAGACAGACCACGACTGAGATCGATCGCGCACGGCGAAACAGCGAGCGGCGCAAGGCTCCTCCTACTTGTTGAATTCGTCTTGCGACGTGTCGACTTTGGGTTTCGGTTTTTCGGTGGCGGGAGAGCCCTTCGGCTTGGTCGTGGGCTCGGTCTCGACCTTTTGCGGAGTGGGCTCGGACTTCGCGCCCTTCCGCCCGCGAGGCTCGGTGCGGGCACTGACGACGAGCTCGATGCGGTCGGGCACCAGGCCATTTTGGGAAACGGCCACGGTTTGCTCCTTGGTCTTGCCGCCCACGGTCAGCTTCACGTTTCGTGTCTCACCCAGCGTGCCGGAGATCTCGACCTTCCCGTTCTTCACGTCCACGCGGTTGCCGTCGATCGTGACCTCGGCGTTGTCGGGGATGATGCCGAGCTCGTAGGGCTGCGCGGCGCCGAGCGGGGTGATCTCGGTGAATTTGGGTTTGTCCGGCGTGAGCTGCGGTTGTTCGCTTCGCGCGGCCGCCTCCCGGCGATCCCGCTTTCTGGCGCGCAGGAGCTTGGCGCCGCCGACGCCGCCGACGACCAGCGCGACCACCACGGCGGCGACGACACCGAAGGTGGAACGCTGGCGTTTGACGGGCGCGGGCGTCGGCGCCTCTTGCGTGACACTCATCCCGGTCCGAGTCCCGGCGATCAGCAGCCCCTCCGCGGAGACGGCCAGGCGCGGCGCGACCGAGGCTTTGGAGGCGCCACTCACCGAGACCAGGTCCGAAGCGTACAGCCGCGAGCCGCCGGGGCTGATGGCGGCGAGGGCATCGCGCAGCTGTGCGGCATCGGCGTAGCGCCGGCCGGGCTCGCGGTGCATCGCCCGGTGCACGACCTCCGCGATCTCCGGCGGCACCCACGGCGCCCGGTCCTGGAGCAGC
It encodes the following:
- a CDS encoding PEGA domain-containing protein gives rise to the protein MRRSLFRRARSISVVVCLAWVTLLVGALAWPKPARAQPAAGDASAAPVSEVDAKREEARKRFVKGLELVQNESWDAALAEFLASRELFPTQVALKNAAISLRQLKRNAEALSMYEELVQRFSDKLSPADKQSVNDAMTQLQRLVGEITVESNQAGARIVVDGQERGNSPLPKPVRVDAGTRSVRVFKEGFIPFETQVSIAGAQKKVVRATLSALAQSGKLAVQEAGGKTLEVVVDGATVGKTPWTGVLSIGTHTVFLRGEGDVGSPPTAAEVRANGTTTLRLEAVVLDGRLRVEPTPANARIDIDGVELGNGVWEGRLKSGAHKVELLAEGFLPYRRDVRLSAGQPEVLRVALERDLSSPMWSTFRPHVYVQLQGGLALGPSLGGGADDACSAGDCSDRGRPSGFLVGALGGYQLTSGLGLELFFGYLSVSEQVTRTKRGQADVPARATDYRDKTRLSGPVAALAASYQFFEDTPLTARLWAGVLRATARFENEGTFTGTLSHSSGATFDFSEQVSIPETNQELWVPFVGPEVRFGYRLSRHFMIDAGVAALFMFASSEKRYGTSTADSADPGRGRRSVALRDYPGVFPGNADAQPGNLLLDPDNGLGAFYVLSPSVALRYDF
- a CDS encoding serine/threonine protein kinase translates to MSGLGHTTPLQGSPIKSSRPSLDGRVIAGKYQLMRLLGEGGMGAVYEALHTTTHKRCAVKLLITPELAAHPGIVKRFFREAKASSIAESDHIVQVFDSGTDPADSLPYMVMELLSGQDLDALLKTAGAVEPAAAVKLVLQAATGLAKAHERGIVHRDIKPANLYLTQRDNGEITVKLLDFGIAKVKMENFAETSQGLTKSGSMMGTPLYMSPEQARGKKDIDSHTDVWSLGVVLYVLLAGELPYNSDTLGDLLVAIITTDPPLLQDRAPWVPPEIAEVVHRAMHREPGRRYADAAQLRDALAAISPGGSRLYASDLVSVSGASKASVAPRLAVSAEGLLIAGTRTGMSVTQEAPTPAPVKRQRSTFGVVAAVVVALVVGGVGGAKLLRARKRDRREAAARSEQPQLTPDKPKFTEITPLGAAQPYELGIIPDNAEVTIDGNRVDVKNGKVEISGTLGETRNVKLTVGGKTKEQTVAVSQNGLVPDRIELVVSARTEPRGRKGAKSEPTPQKVETEPTTKPKGSPATEKPKPKVDTSQDEFNK